One genomic window of Lytechinus variegatus isolate NC3 chromosome 1, Lvar_3.0, whole genome shotgun sequence includes the following:
- the LOC121412034 gene encoding uncharacterized protein LOC121412034, which translates to METCSIFRNSSALKTVLALFLQTCHFIGTVKCIGVYLPDLKRTLGLSLTDIGLAIGLFEALSFVPGPVIAYIYRRPHGGFRRCLLVTGAILATGGLLLVSIATNGIELAVFLSVAGLGSSILQISLVIILSDQSGEAFAVFYGIGTSGYAIGVALVPPIADYLMRIYGWRGSLMIIGAIVAHLIPFVLMVDLDVEGVVHNDFGPFYTHDEEIEDQFDRSEKEALISRSSIQEKTHNDGDKSQVGGIYAEIKPANDGIGSENENARLSDIKEVTPEKSATGKRITGVSNMHVMLEKGFKRKCLNDCSNLYRIFTDSIYNQDRWMILLMLVTLVLYMVDSSWYAYLIPCAIALDIPTSQILWLPYSAGAGIFVARILGGYFEKSKLLSGQSLFLFFTLLNILSLLWNIFAPRFAVMIVTSFISAFTIAQRNLLSLVICKDRAPRAHFPVILASYEIVCGIGFFFGSLLCGYVADVRGSFNASYMFIAGVEIIGLCLMIPSIIAEKMKERMVR; encoded by the exons ATGGAAACCTGTTCGATTTTCAGGAATTCAAGCGCCCTTAAAACGGTCTTGGCTTTGTTTCTTCAGACGTGTCATTTCATAGGAACTGTAAAATGCATTGGGGTTTATCTACCTGACCTGAAGCGAACATTAGGACTATCGTTGACTGATATTGGTCTTGCTATTGGATTATTCGAAGCACTTTCATTCGTTCCAG GTCCTGTAATTGCGTACATCTATCGAAGACCCCACGGCGGGTTCCGGCGATGTCTTCTGGTGACAGGTGCAATACTCGCAACAGGAGGACTCCTTCTTGTATCCATTGCAACCAATGGTATAGAATTAGCTGTCTTCTTATCAGTTGCTG GTCTTGGTTCCAGCATCCTGCAAATTTCATTGGTAATCATTCTGAGCGATCAGTCTGGAGAAGCGTTTGCAGTCTTCTATGGAATTGGTACATCAGGTTACGCCATCGGAGTGGCTCTAGTTCCCCCGATCGCAGACTACCTGATGAGGATTTATGGCTGGAGAGGGTCCCTGATGATTATTGGAGCTATCGTGGCGCACCTTATACCTTTCGTCTTGATGGTTGATCTCGACGTAGAGGGCGTCGTACATAACGATTTTGGGCCCTTCTACACCCACGATGAAGAAATTGAAGACCAATTTGATAGGTCTGAAAAAGAAGCGCTTATCTCAAGATCAAGTATCCAGgaaaaaacacacaatgacGGGGATAAATCACAGGTTGGCGGTATTTACGCTGAAATAAAACCGGCAAATGATGGAATCGGATCAGAAAATGAGAACGCAAGGTTAAGTGACATCAAAGAGGTAACACCTGAAAAATCAGCTACTGGTAAAAGAATCACGGGCGTGTCTAACATGCATGTTATGTTAGAAAAAGGGTTTAAGCGAAAATGTCTGAATGATTGTTCTAATTTGTATCGAATCTTCACAGACTCCATATATAATCAAGATCGCTGGATGATTCTCCTTATGCTGGTCACACTTGTATTGTATATGGTGGACTCTAGTTGGTATGCATATCTCATCCCATGTGCGATTGCTCTTGACATTCCTACATCCCAGATACTGTGGCTTCCTTATTCTGCGGGGGCTGGAATATTCGTAGCCCGAATTTTAGGCGGATACTTCGAGAAATCTAAGCTTTTATCTGGCCAatccttgtttcttttctttaccTTACTCAACATCTTATCACTTTTGTGGAATATCTTCGCTCCAAGATTTGCTGTCATGATTGTGACTTCATTCATCTCGGCATTCACGATTGCCCAACGAAACCTTCTGTCGTTGGTCATCTGTAAGGACAGAGCGCCTCGGGCACATTTCCCGGTGATTCTGGCTTCTTATGAGATTGTTTGTGGAATTGGATTCTTCTTCGGATCTTTGTTATGTG GATATGTCGCAGATGTGAGGGGATCTTTCAACGCTTCATATATGTTCATCGCAGGGGTAGAAATCATTGGATTATGTCTCATGATTCCATCAATAATTGCCGAGAAAATGAAGGAACGCATGGTGCGCTAA